GCCTGTGGTGCATGGATTCCCAATCGCCACACATGCTTCCCTTCTTCCTCGGTCCATGTTCCCGAATTGGTCGTGTTCAGAGAAACCGAACGTTCAACCCCGAACCGATAAGCAAACTCCTTGTACTGATCGGTAACGGCATCTTCAGCTGCCAATGCTGCTCTGTCAATTTCTGGAAGACGTACAAATGCAACCGTGCTGGTGGATCCGGCACTTTCCCATCCAATGGGTTGGCCGCCATGCTGAACTTGCGCAACTGAGAGTCCCGCAATTAGAAAACATACGATAGAGGAATAGATCTTTTTCATTTGGAATGATTGGTTAGCGCGAATATACATCTCCAGTAATGGGGTAAATTGTCTTCAAAAAACGTTTAGGGACGAGAAGTGAATCAGAGAGGCAAGTTCACTTCATCATTTTCTCAAACTCCTGCCAGAGATTTTCCTTCGGAACGCGGGCCGTGATAACGATCGGTTCCTTCTTTACTGGATGCATCAGTTCCAACCGCCTTGCGTGTAAATGGATTGAGGCGTCTTCATTGTTTCGCGGAGCACCATACTTCAGGTCTCCTTTAATAATGCAGCCCATTTTGGCCAACTGAACGCGTATCTGATGGTGGCGGCCTGTTTTCGGAAAGACCTCCAAAAGGGTGTAGCGGTCAGAACCACGGAGCATCTTGTAGTTCAGTTCAGCATACTTGGAGTATTTCGCCTCCTTTTCAAACGCCTTGCTCTTGTTCTTTTCTTGGTCCTTTCTCAGCCAATGAACGAGTTTCCCGTTCTCCTGTTCTGGGCGTTTTATGACCACCGCCCAATACACTTTTTTGGTCTCTCGCTCCGCGAACATCTTATTCAGGCGCACCAACGCCTTGGATGTTTTGGCAAAGAGAATCACGCCACTAACGGGTCGGTCCAATCGGTGAACAATTCCAAGATAAACATCACCAGGTTTGTTCTTGGTCTGCTTGATATACTCCTTTACCAGATCGGCCAAGGTTTCGTCACCAGTGCTGTCACCTTGCACCAACAGTCCAGCAGGTTTGTTCACCGCAATGAGGTGATTGTCTTCAAAAAGTATCTCAATGGTCTGTTTGGCCATAATGTTTTGGCAATATCAATTCGGGGTGGAAGGGAGGCTTAGTATTGCTCGCTGTCGTTCGGGAAGTCGCGACTGCGCACATCCGAGATGTAGGATTTTACCGCCATCGTCATATCCTCGGCCAAGTTCAGATAGCGTCTCAGGAAACGTGGGCTGAACTCCTGATTCATTCCCAGCATATCGTGCGTTACAAGCACCTGGCCATCCACGCCATTACCTGCACCGATACCGATGATCGGGATCTGAAGTTCACTCGCAACACGCTCAGCCAATTTGGCTGGAACTTTTTCCAGTACGATGGCAAAACATCCAGCCTCTTGCAGAATATGGGCATCTTCGATCAATCGCTGAGCCTCAGCTTCCTCCTTCGCTCGAACGGTATACGTTCCGAACTTATAGATGCTCTGTGGCGTTAGCCCCAAATGTCCCATGACGGGAATTCCAGCAGTAAGAATACGTTCTATGGATTCTACGATCTCGCGGCCGCCTTCCATTTTAATGGAATGACCACCAGATTCTT
The DNA window shown above is from Flavobacteriales bacterium and carries:
- a CDS encoding RNA pseudouridine synthase, which gives rise to MAKQTIEILFEDNHLIAVNKPAGLLVQGDSTGDETLADLVKEYIKQTKNKPGDVYLGIVHRLDRPVSGVILFAKTSKALVRLNKMFAERETKKVYWAVVIKRPEQENGKLVHWLRKDQEKNKSKAFEKEAKYSKYAELNYKMLRGSDRYTLLEVFPKTGRHHQIRVQLAKMGCIIKGDLKYGAPRNNEDASIHLHARRLELMHPVKKEPIVITARVPKENLWQEFEKMMK
- the panB gene encoding 3-methyl-2-oxobutanoate hydroxymethyltransferase, which codes for MSVHRSVKKITTHVLQEMKRNGEKIAMLTAYDYTMARILDQAGIDILLVGDSASNVMAGHETTLPITLDEIIYHASGVIRAVERALVVVDMPFGSYQGNSREALASAIRIMKESGGHSIKMEGGREIVESIERILTAGIPVMGHLGLTPQSIYKFGTYTVRAKEEAEAQRLIEDAHILQEAGCFAIVLEKVPAKLAERVASELQIPIIGIGAGNGVDGQVLVTHDMLGMNQEFSPRFLRRYLNLAEDMTMAVKSYISDVRSRDFPNDSEQY